A genomic stretch from Plasmodium brasilianum strain Bolivian I chromosome 9, whole genome shotgun sequence includes:
- a CDS encoding ubiquinone biosynthesis protein COQ4 codes for MYNFAKLFRSNFIDINTINKFEIFLKTILGIYKAPDRTHLLAHAADISALYAVKKIYNYMKEDEEGRVILREKPLLIRQDIQFNELKKLPKNTLGYKYMEFLETYKLHAHDREVSHFFTDINYSYILTRYRQIHDIGHVVYDLNISIESEAALKLIELIQTKLPITLLAVLIAPLMTPLYRFQYTFKDQIPSNFLTSNFDYTYNDIYKYIDEMSIKQYEYNLTDYFHVDKRGDNIFYNKLYKYYFDNINNSSFVRGSIIYGFENNSNNDIIFDKLNNEYIFLKNPEKKYLLFQYKPRKILLKQLYPWAYTAGILTRKPLHSIHIEKWLDKDIDLFRKTYNIHPLPSHLRLMAGIN; via the coding sequence ATGTACAACTTTGCAAAGTTATTTCGATCGAATTTTATtgatataaatacaataaataaattcgaaatttttttaaaaacgaTATTAGGAATATATAAGGCTCCAGATAGAACGCACTTGTTGGCCCATGCAGCAGATATATCAGCGTTATAtgcagtaaaaaaaatatataattatatgaaagaagatgaagaagGTAGGGTTATACTACGCGAGAAGCCTTTGCTAATTAGACAAGATATACAATTTAAtgaactaaaaaaattaccaAAAAATACGTTaggatataaatatatggaatttttagaaacatataaattacatgCACATGACAGAGAAGTGTCTCATTTTTTTActgatataaattattcatacATTTTAACAAGATACAGACAAATTCACGATATAGGACATGTTGTATACGATTTAAATATATCCATAGAATCAGAAGCAGCTCTCAAACTAATTGAATTAATACAAACCAAATTGCCTATCACATTACTAGCTGTTTTAATAGCCCCTCTTATGACACCCCTTTATCGATTtcaatatacatttaaagaTCAAATTCCATCAAATTTTCTGACATCAAATTTTGACTATACATATAacgatatatataaatatatagatgaGATGTCCATTAAGCAgtatgaatataatttaactGATTATTTTCATGTTGACAAAAGGGgtgataatattttttataataaattatataagtacTATTTTgacaatattaataattcgtCCTTTGTGAGAGGATCTATTATATACggttttgaaaataatagtaataacgaCATCATAtttgataaattaaataatgaatacatatttttaaaaaatcctgaaaaaaaatatcttctttttcaatataaaccaagaaaaatattactaaaaCAGTTGTACCCATGGGCATACACCGCCGGGATATTAACACGTAAACCCTTGCATTCTATTCATATCGAAAAATGGCTTGATAAGGACATCGATCTGTTCAGAAAAACGTACAATATTCATCCTTTACCTTCACACTTACGTCTTATGGCCGGGATTAACTGA